The stretch of DNA CGGATCGGGGTCGCGGGTCAGCGTCGCGGCGCAGGTCGCGGCGAGCTCGGCGACCCGCCAGCTGCGCTGCAGGTCGCCGAAGTCGATCACCCCGACCCTCCCGGCGGCGTCGCGCACCACGTTGTCGTCGGTGATGTCGGCGTGGATGGTCTGCTCGCGCAGCCGGCCGGCCACGGGCGCGAGCCGGCGCAGCGCCTCCTCGCGTGCGGCGGCCAGGCGGGTCCGACGATCCTCGTCGGGCACGTGGTCGAGCAGCGCGGCGACCACGTCGCCGGCCAGCCGCAGGTCCCACTGGTTGCGCCGGTGCAGCCCGGGATGGTCGAAGTCGACCAGCGCGGCCACCACCCGACCGGCCGTGTCGCCCAGCAGCGCCGCCTGCTCGAGCCCGAAGTCCTCCACCTCGATGAGCGGCTCGCCCTCGACGAAGGTCAGCAGCCGGGTCAGCAGACGCTCCCCCTCGACATCGGTCGCACTCAGCTCGGCACCGTCGCCGTCGGCCACCGGCAGGGGTACGCCGAGGCCGGCCGCGGCCAGCTGGCGCAGAGCCAGGTGCTGCGCCTCCAGCTCAGCCGTGCCGGTCGCGGCGTTCGCCAGCTTGAGGACGAACCGACCCCGCTCGGTGGTGACCAGGAAGTTGCGGTCCTGCTGACTGCCGAGCTCGACCAGCGGGGCGGTCACCGCGCCGTAGCGCGCCGCCACCTCTGCGGCCCGCTCGGGGCTCACCCGCGGGCGGGACAGACCACCGAGCTCGAACGGTTCAGCTGCCACCGGACACCCCTCCTCTTAAATGAATGCCATTCACTTCCAGAGTCTTCCACAACCGAGGTGCTCGACGACAGTGTTCTCCAGCGGTCTCCGGGCGGTCTCCGGGCGGGCTCCGGGCGTTCTCCAGGCGTTCTCCATGCCTTCTGCCCGGCCCGGCCACCAGCCGACGCGGGACCGGCCTCGCGTGCGCCCGGTGAGACTCGAACTCACACTGGTGCGGACCTAAACCGCATGCCTCTGCCAATTGGGCTACGGGCGCTCAGCGGCATCCTAGGGTCCGCGCCAGCGGGCGGCGAACATCGGGTGAACAGCTCCCACCCCGCTCTGCGAGCCGCCTGAGGCCGCCTAGCCAGCCCGCCATGTCGAGCGCTCGTCGGCAGGCCGGCCGGGCCGTGGCCGTGCCGATCGTGGCGGCGCCCCGCACGCTCGCACCGCGGGTGGACGCGCCGGCTGACACACTGACCGCCATGACCACCCTCGTGCTGGCCTCGCAGTCCCCCGCCCGCCTGCAGACCCTGCGCAACGCCGGGATCGAGCCCGTGGTGATCGTCAGCGGCGTCGACGAGAGCCGGCTCGACGGCCTCGCGCCCCGCGAGCTCGCCCTCGGATTGGCCGAGCTCAAGTGTCGCGCGGTCGCGGAGCGGGCCGAGGTGCCGCACGGCGCGCTGGTGCTGGGCTGCGACAGCGTGCTCGAGCTCGACGGTCGCCCGCTGGGCAAGCCGCACACCGCCGCCGTCGCCACGGCGCGCTGGCACGAGCTGCGCGGCCGCAGCGGCGTACTGGTGACCGGGCACGCCCTGCTCGACACCGCCACCGGTCGCCTGGTCAGCCGCACCGCTGAGACGACGGTGCACTTCGCGGAGGTCACCGACGCCGAGATCGAGGCGTACGTCGCCACGGGCGAGCCGCTGCACGTCGCGGGAGCATTCACGATCGACGGGCTCGGTGGCGCGTTCGTGACAGGCATCGAGGGTGACCACCACAACGTGGTCGGCGTCAGCCTGCCGCTGGTCAGGAACCTGGTCGCCGCTCTGGGGCACCAGTGGACGGCGCTGTGGGCTCCTCGGTGAGCACGCCGACCCCGCTGCCCTCCGCCGCACCGGGCAGGACGCTCGGGTCGTCGTAGACCTCGATGTAGTGGATCGGCCGGTGGAAGACGAACCGCCGGAAGAGGTAGAACCGCGCCACCTGGGAGATCAGCAGACCCACCACGTTGCCGGAGATGTTGTCGGCCAGGCCGCTCTGCAGGTCGAGCACGTGCCGGCTGAACCACAGACAGCCGACCGGGATCGTGATCATCGTGATGATGTTGATGACGGCGTAGGACAGGAAGCCCTCGCCGGGCTTGCGATCGGCGCGCTCCTTGAACGTCCAACGCCGGGAGAGCTCGTAGGAGACCAGCATCCCGACGGCGTGGGAGACGATGTAGGCGGTCGTGATGTGGCGGTGCAACGGGGACCACAGGCGGTAGGGCTCGTAGGCCAGCCAGTTGTAGAGCAGCACGGCGACGGCGGTCGAGACGGCGCCTACCGCCATGAACCGCCCAGCCTCGCCGACGATGCGGCTCACCCTTGACACGACGCCAACCCTACGGGTCCGAGTCGCGTAACCTCCGTCACACCCCGCGCAGTCATCCGGCCGGTACAGTCGCCCCGTTCGCCCATGACTGGGCGCGATGAGCCGAACGAGGAGTGACGTTGAGCAAGCCGCTGGCCAAGGTGCTGATCGCCAACCGCGGAGAGATCGCCGTCCGGGTGATCCGCGCGTGCAAGGACGCGGGCATCGGGTCCGTCGCCGTCTACGCCGAGCCCGACCGCGACGCGCTGCACGTGCGCCTGGCCGACGAGGCCTACTCCCTCGGCGGCTCGACGCCGGCCGAGTCCTACCTCTCGATCGAGAAGATCGTCGCGGCGGCGAAGCAGTCGGGTGCCGACTCGGTCCACCCCGGCTACGGCTTCCTGGCCGAGAACGCCGACTTCGCCCAGGCCGTCATCGACGCCGGGCTGATCTGGATCGGCCCGCCGCCGGCGGCGATCGAGGCGCTGGGCGACAAGGCCAAGGCCAAGCACATCGCCGAGCGGGCCAACGCGCCGCTGGCGCCGGGCACCAAGGACCCGGTCAAGGACGCCGACGAGGTCGTGGAGTTCGCCAAGGCCAACGGCCTGCCGGTCGCGATCAAGGCCGTCTTCGGCGGCGGCGGTCGTGGCCTGAAGGTCGCCCGCACGCTCGAGGAGATCCCTGACGCCTACGAGTCGGCGGTGCGCGAGGCGGTCACCGCCTTCGGCCGCGGCGAGTGCCTGGTCGAGAAGTTCCTCGACAAGCCCCGGCACGTCGAGACCCAGTGCCTGGCCGACCAGCACGGCAACGTCGTGGTGGTCTCCACCCGCGACTGCTCGCTGCAGCGCCGCAACCAGAAGCTGGTCGAGGAGGCACCGGCGCCGTTCCTCACCGAGGCCCAGGTGAGCGAGCTCTACGAGTCCTCCAAGCGGATCCTGAAGGAGGCCGGCTACTACGGCGCCGGCACGTGCGAGTTCCTGGTCGCGCAGGACGGCTCGATCTCCTTCCTGGAGGTCAACAC from Nocardioides sp. BP30 encodes:
- a CDS encoding Maf family protein, which translates into the protein MTTLVLASQSPARLQTLRNAGIEPVVIVSGVDESRLDGLAPRELALGLAELKCRAVAERAEVPHGALVLGCDSVLELDGRPLGKPHTAAVATARWHELRGRSGVLVTGHALLDTATGRLVSRTAETTVHFAEVTDAEIEAYVATGEPLHVAGAFTIDGLGGAFVTGIEGDHHNVVGVSLPLVRNLVAALGHQWTALWAPR
- a CDS encoding GtrA family protein produces the protein MSRVSRIVGEAGRFMAVGAVSTAVAVLLYNWLAYEPYRLWSPLHRHITTAYIVSHAVGMLVSYELSRRWTFKERADRKPGEGFLSYAVINIITMITIPVGCLWFSRHVLDLQSGLADNISGNVVGLLISQVARFYLFRRFVFHRPIHYIEVYDDPSVLPGAAEGSGVGVLTEEPTAPSTGAPERRPGS